A DNA window from Ostrea edulis chromosome 5, xbOstEdul1.1, whole genome shotgun sequence contains the following coding sequences:
- the LOC125650525 gene encoding organic cation transporter protein-like isoform X1, translating into MEQNLDVDEIWRALKPWGRYQVKQMLFMWAAQIPCAFHLLAVVFIGFQPKSECADVSLPDNDIRNASVSSVTYGACSVTIFSNQSNSSSTITSCPNGYRYDEHDKISFATEWGLLCGESTKVDLSQSLMLLGQGLGGFLCTVISDKLGRKPVHIVSHISIFILCLTTSFIPSYVGFAILRFFTGVAIEGLMLSSITMYVETLPEEWRFCSEVMGLVWWTTGIVLLTPLALLMQNYSWRYLQLLLSLLSVYSLAEYWLFDESLRWLMANGRLEEAEKVLRKAAEMNKKTFDNIIGDVKKKMAELETLDGGLEKTEILFTEPDVVIVAYNPRNTDVIKYSMLTILKDRMILLNSVIIWFIWVTNSLTYYGLSLMSTTLYGNRFLNFFFLGAMEYLSALAEFSLLNRIGRRKTLFFLLGTAGVSLLVATIMFMFKGESSVLGHLYMFFVLVGKFGISGSFSSSFLYTSELYPTNMRHLIPPLVLLEVRFRPTLNTIFCKECWIWALLYFYQNWWSNSSVHEYLLQLRVVGTRCGIQRHVFHIRHLDLFSTGNAWSRTSNNHRRIENMV; encoded by the exons ATGGAACAAAACTTGGACGTGGACGAGATATGGCGAGCATTGAAGCCTTGGGGCCGTTACCAAGTTAAACAGATGTTGTTCATGTGGGCTGCTCAGATCCCCTGCGCCTTCCATCTCCTTGCGGTTGTCTTTATAG GATTTCAACCTAAATCTGAATGTGCCGATGTATCACTACCCGACAATGACATCCGGAACGCATCGGTATCTAGTGTGACGTATGGTGCATGCTCAGTGACGATATTTTCTAACCAATCAAATTCTTCGAGCACCATCACATCCTGCCCCAATGGTTACAGATATGATGAACACGATAAAATATCTTTCGCAACTGAG TGGGGACTTCTCTGTGGCGAGTCGACAAAGGTTGATCTTTCACAGTCTCTCATGCTCTTGGGGCAAGGACTGGGCGGATTTTTATGCACTGTAATCTCTGATAAATTAGGAAGAAAACCAGTCCATATCGTCTCCCATATCTCCATCTTCATTCTGTGCCTTACCACATCCTTCATCCCATCGTACGTGGGATTTGCCATCCTAAGATTCTTCACAGGAGTCGCTATTGAG GGGTTAATGTTGTCCAGTATTACCATGTATGTGGAGACACTTCCGGAGGAGTGGCGATTCTGCTCAGAAGTGATGGGTTTAGTTTGGTGGACCACGGGTATCGTACTTCTGACGCCCTTAGCCTTACTTATGCAGAACTACTCTTGGAGATACTTACAGCTTCTTTTGTCTCTGCTATCTGTGTATAGCCTTGCAGAATACTG GCTATTTGATGAATCCCTGAGATGGCTTATGGCCAATGGTCGTTTGGAAGAGGCAGAGAAAGTGCTTCGAAAGGCCGCTGAAATGAACAAAAAGACATTTGATAATATCATAGGTGATGTCAAAAAGAAAATGGCAGAATTGGAAACGCTAGATGGTGGTCTCGAGAAAACGGAGATCCTTTTTACAGAGCCAGATGTGGTCATTGTTGCTTACAATCCGAGGAATACGGACGTGATAAAATACTCAATGTTAACCATTTTGAAAGATCGAATGATTCTCCTTAACTCCGTCATAATTTGGTTTATCTG GGTGACGAACAGTCTCACGTATTACGGACTCAGTCTAATGTCCACTACTTTGTATGGGAACCGCTTCCTCAACTTTTTCTTTCTCGGAGCTATGGAATACTTGTCCGCTCTTgccgaattttctctgttaaATAG AATTGGTCGAAGAAAAActcttttctttcttcttgggactgcGGGAGTGTCCCTCCTAGTAGCCACTATAATGTTCATGTTCAAAG GTGAGAGCTCTGTATTAGGTCATCTGTACATGTTCTTCGTGTTGGTTGGAAAATTTGGAATTTCAGGGTCGTTCAGTTCCTCGTTTTTGTACACATCCGAACTGTATCCCACCAATATGAG gcacttgatcccacctctagtattgCTAGAGGTCCGATTTCGCCCTACTCTCAATACCATATTCTGTAAG GAATGCTGGATATGGGCTCTCCTCTATTTTTACCAGAATTGGTGGAGTAATAGCTCCGTTCATGAATACCTTT TACAATTACGTGTCGTGGGGACCCGGTGTggtattcagcgccatgtgttTCATATCCGCCATCTTGATCTGTTTTCTACCGGAAACGCGTGGTCGAGAACTTCCAACAACCATAGAAGAATTGAGAACATGGTATAA
- the LOC125650525 gene encoding organic cation transporter protein-like isoform X2 — protein MEQNLDVDEIWRALKPWGRYQVKQMLFMWAAQIPCAFHLLAVVFIGFQPKSECADVSLPDNDIRNASVSSVTYGACSVTIFSNQSNSSSTITSCPNGYRYDEHDKISFATEWGLLCGESTKVDLSQSLMLLGQGLGGFLCTVISDKLGRKPVHIVSHISIFILCLTTSFIPSYVGFAILRFFTGVAIEGLMLSSITMYVETLPEEWRFCSEVMGLVWWTTGIVLLTPLALLMQNYSWRYLQLLLSLLSVYSLAEYWLFDESLRWLMANGRLEEAEKVLRKAAEMNKKTFDNIIGDVKKKMAELETLDGGLEKTEILFTEPDVVIVAYNPRNTDVIKYSMLTILKDRMILLNSVIIWFIWVTNSLTYYGLSLMSTTLYGNRFLNFFFLGAMEYLSALAEFSLLNRIGRRKTLFFLLGTAGVSLLVATIMFMFKGESSVLGHLYMFFVLVGKFGISGSFSSSFLYTSELYPTNMRNAGYGLSSIFTRIGGVIAPFMNTFYNYVSWGPGVVFSAMCFISAILICFLPETRGRELPTTIEELRTWYKTHSGLRRLRSAPKEVNDKT, from the exons ATGGAACAAAACTTGGACGTGGACGAGATATGGCGAGCATTGAAGCCTTGGGGCCGTTACCAAGTTAAACAGATGTTGTTCATGTGGGCTGCTCAGATCCCCTGCGCCTTCCATCTCCTTGCGGTTGTCTTTATAG GATTTCAACCTAAATCTGAATGTGCCGATGTATCACTACCCGACAATGACATCCGGAACGCATCGGTATCTAGTGTGACGTATGGTGCATGCTCAGTGACGATATTTTCTAACCAATCAAATTCTTCGAGCACCATCACATCCTGCCCCAATGGTTACAGATATGATGAACACGATAAAATATCTTTCGCAACTGAG TGGGGACTTCTCTGTGGCGAGTCGACAAAGGTTGATCTTTCACAGTCTCTCATGCTCTTGGGGCAAGGACTGGGCGGATTTTTATGCACTGTAATCTCTGATAAATTAGGAAGAAAACCAGTCCATATCGTCTCCCATATCTCCATCTTCATTCTGTGCCTTACCACATCCTTCATCCCATCGTACGTGGGATTTGCCATCCTAAGATTCTTCACAGGAGTCGCTATTGAG GGGTTAATGTTGTCCAGTATTACCATGTATGTGGAGACACTTCCGGAGGAGTGGCGATTCTGCTCAGAAGTGATGGGTTTAGTTTGGTGGACCACGGGTATCGTACTTCTGACGCCCTTAGCCTTACTTATGCAGAACTACTCTTGGAGATACTTACAGCTTCTTTTGTCTCTGCTATCTGTGTATAGCCTTGCAGAATACTG GCTATTTGATGAATCCCTGAGATGGCTTATGGCCAATGGTCGTTTGGAAGAGGCAGAGAAAGTGCTTCGAAAGGCCGCTGAAATGAACAAAAAGACATTTGATAATATCATAGGTGATGTCAAAAAGAAAATGGCAGAATTGGAAACGCTAGATGGTGGTCTCGAGAAAACGGAGATCCTTTTTACAGAGCCAGATGTGGTCATTGTTGCTTACAATCCGAGGAATACGGACGTGATAAAATACTCAATGTTAACCATTTTGAAAGATCGAATGATTCTCCTTAACTCCGTCATAATTTGGTTTATCTG GGTGACGAACAGTCTCACGTATTACGGACTCAGTCTAATGTCCACTACTTTGTATGGGAACCGCTTCCTCAACTTTTTCTTTCTCGGAGCTATGGAATACTTGTCCGCTCTTgccgaattttctctgttaaATAG AATTGGTCGAAGAAAAActcttttctttcttcttgggactgcGGGAGTGTCCCTCCTAGTAGCCACTATAATGTTCATGTTCAAAG GTGAGAGCTCTGTATTAGGTCATCTGTACATGTTCTTCGTGTTGGTTGGAAAATTTGGAATTTCAGGGTCGTTCAGTTCCTCGTTTTTGTACACATCCGAACTGTATCCCACCAATATGAG GAATGCTGGATATGGGCTCTCCTCTATTTTTACCAGAATTGGTGGAGTAATAGCTCCGTTCATGAATACCTTT TACAATTACGTGTCGTGGGGACCCGGTGTggtattcagcgccatgtgttTCATATCCGCCATCTTGATCTGTTTTCTACCGGAAACGCGTGGTCGAGAACTTCCAACAACCATAGAAGAATTGAGAACATGGTATAAAACACACAGCGGACTTCGCAGACTGAGGTCAGCGCCAAAAGAAGTCAATGACAAGACATAA